In a genomic window of Streptococcus oralis subsp. tigurinus:
- a CDS encoding type I restriction-modification system subunit M produces the protein MASKENAERKELHRKIWAIADDVRGAVDGWDFKQYILGILFYRFISEHMADYFDRAEHEAGDLEFRYAELSDQEAEQDFKPGTVEDKGFFILPSQLFENVVKDASQNENLNEELANIFQAIEKSAIGFKSEDDIKGLFDNLDTRSNILGGTVPEKNKRLSDILNGINSINFGNFEENDIDAFGDAYEFLISNYASNAGKSGGEFFTPQTVSKLLARLVMVGKDKINKVYDPTCGSGSLLLQMKKQYEEHILEDGFFGQEINMTNYNLARMNMFLHNINYNNFDIKRGDTLLNPQHLEEKPFDAIVSNPPYSVKWVGDGDPTLINDDRFAPAGKLAPKSKADFAFIMHSLNHLSNKGRAAIVCFPGIFYRGGAEKTIRQYLVDNNFVEAVIALPDNLFFGTSIATTILVLAKNKLENKTLFIDASKEFKKETNNNVLTDSNIEHIVELFSNYQNVDYKATLVDNEVIGSEQDYNLSVSTYVEQEDTREKIDIDVLNKEIAETVTKIDHLRAEIDRIVEELSHGK, from the coding sequence ATGGCAAGTAAAGAAAATGCAGAACGCAAGGAGCTGCATCGTAAAATTTGGGCGATTGCAGATGATGTGCGTGGAGCTGTAGATGGTTGGGATTTTAAGCAATATATCCTAGGTATCCTTTTCTATCGCTTTATTTCAGAGCATATGGCAGACTATTTTGACCGTGCTGAGCATGAAGCTGGCGACTTAGAATTCCGTTATGCTGAATTGAGTGACCAAGAGGCTGAGCAAGATTTCAAACCAGGGACAGTTGAAGATAAGGGATTCTTTATCCTTCCTAGTCAACTATTTGAAAATGTAGTTAAGGATGCTTCACAAAACGAAAATTTAAACGAAGAATTGGCCAATATCTTTCAGGCTATTGAGAAGTCAGCGATTGGCTTTAAATCAGAAGATGATATCAAAGGTTTGTTTGATAACTTGGATACACGAAGCAACATACTTGGTGGAACTGTTCCAGAAAAAAATAAACGACTTTCTGATATCCTTAATGGTATCAATAGCATTAACTTTGGAAACTTTGAAGAAAATGATATCGATGCCTTTGGGGATGCTTATGAGTTCTTGATTTCTAATTATGCCAGTAATGCAGGAAAAAGTGGGGGTGAATTTTTCACTCCTCAGACAGTTTCTAAACTACTAGCTCGACTAGTCATGGTCGGTAAGGATAAGATTAACAAGGTTTACGACCCAACATGTGGGTCGGGCTCACTCCTCCTTCAGATGAAAAAACAATACGAAGAACATATCCTAGAGGATGGTTTCTTTGGTCAAGAAATCAACATGACCAACTATAACTTGGCTCGTATGAATATGTTCTTGCATAACATCAACTACAATAACTTTGACATTAAGCGCGGAGACACCCTTTTAAATCCTCAGCATTTAGAAGAAAAGCCATTTGATGCTATCGTTTCTAACCCTCCGTATTCTGTCAAATGGGTGGGAGATGGAGACCCAACTCTGATAAACGATGACCGTTTTGCGCCAGCTGGTAAGTTAGCTCCTAAGTCAAAAGCTGACTTTGCCTTTATCATGCATAGTCTCAACCACTTGTCTAATAAAGGTCGAGCAGCCATTGTTTGTTTCCCAGGCATTTTCTATCGTGGTGGTGCTGAAAAGACCATTCGTCAGTATCTAGTAGATAATAATTTTGTTGAAGCAGTCATTGCCCTTCCAGATAATCTCTTCTTTGGGACTTCTATCGCAACTACGATTTTGGTTCTAGCGAAAAATAAGCTTGAAAATAAAACCCTCTTTATTGATGCGAGTAAAGAATTCAAAAAAGAGACCAATAACAATGTCTTGACGGATAGCAATATAGAGCACATAGTTGAATTGTTCTCTAATTATCAAAATGTTGACTATAAAGCAACTCTTGTTGATAATGAGGTGATTGGTTCAGAGCAGGATTATAATCTATCTGTCTCAACCTATGTCGAACAAGAAGATACCCGTGAGAAGATTGATATTGATGTGCTTAATAAAGAAATCGCTGAGACTGTTACTAAGATTGACCACTTGCGTGCAGAGATAGATAGAATTGTAGAGGAATTGAGCCATGGCAAATGA
- a CDS encoding virulence RhuM family protein, whose translation MANDVILYRTDDGQSAIELHLDNGTVWLTQQELAELFQTSKQNISKHIKAIFEDGELDEAVVVNYQLTTTRHGAMAGKTQSKKVAYYNLDMILAIGYRVRSPRGIQFRHYASTVLKEYLIKGFAMDDERLKNLGGGSYFKELLERIRDIRSSEKVFYRQVLDLFATSSDYNANSPEAKKFFATVQNKMHYAIHHNTASELIYNRVDSEQEFMGLTTFKGDLPTLSEAKVAKNYLTEKELRGLNQLVSGYLDFAERQAEREEVMTMADWVVHVDRILQATGEDLLDNSGSISREQMKQKVDKEYKNYQAKTLSQVEKDYLKEIKSIENLAKEGGN comes from the coding sequence ATGGCAAATGATGTGATTCTTTACAGAACAGATGATGGTCAGTCCGCTATTGAGCTTCATCTGGATAATGGAACGGTCTGGCTGACCCAACAAGAACTAGCTGAGCTCTTTCAGACTTCCAAGCAAAATATTAGTAAACATATCAAGGCTATCTTTGAAGATGGTGAACTGGATGAAGCAGTGGTTGTCAACTATCAGTTGACAACCACTCGTCACGGTGCAATGGCTGGTAAAACTCAGTCAAAAAAAGTCGCCTACTATAATCTTGATATGATTTTGGCGATTGGTTATCGAGTGCGTTCCCCTCGTGGCATTCAGTTCAGACACTATGCTTCGACAGTCTTGAAAGAGTATCTGATCAAGGGCTTCGCTATGGATGATGAGCGCTTGAAAAATTTGGGTGGGGGCTCTTACTTTAAAGAACTTCTTGAAAGAATTCGAGACATTCGCTCGAGTGAAAAAGTCTTTTACCGTCAGGTCTTGGATCTCTTTGCTACATCAAGTGACTACAATGCAAATTCACCAGAGGCAAAGAAATTCTTTGCGACGGTTCAAAACAAGATGCATTATGCCATTCACCACAATACTGCGAGCGAACTCATCTACAATCGTGTTGATAGTGAACAGGAGTTTATGGGCTTGACTACTTTTAAGGGAGACCTCCCTACTCTATCTGAAGCAAAAGTTGCCAAGAACTATCTGACAGAAAAGGAACTCCGTGGGCTTAATCAGCTTGTATCAGGATATCTAGACTTTGCAGAAAGACAGGCAGAGCGAGAAGAGGTCATGACTATGGCGGACTGGGTGGTCCACGTTGATCGTATCCTTCAGGCTACTGGCGAAGATTTGCTAGATAACAGTGGTTCTATTTCTCGTGAACAGATGAAGCAGAAGGTAGATAAGGAATATAAGAACTATCAAGCCAAGACACTCAGTCAAGTTGAAAAAGATTACCTCAAGGAAATCAAAAGCATTGAAAATCTAGCCAAGGAAGGAGGTAACTAA
- a CDS encoding restriction endonuclease subunit S encodes MNILEEIQNCSVEWKELGEVCSIKKGKQLNKNLLIEDGLYPAYNGGQTYSGRTNDYNVEANTIIVSQGGASAGFVNFVDTKFWANAHCYYILPDETRVNNRFVYHFVKMNQKYLMDFQHGAGIPALKADKLSKLLLPIPPLEIQEKIVQILDKMTDYVTELTSELTSELTSRKKQYSFYRDKLLSFEDEVYQVEWKTLDAVSEQTNNIFWNKIGDDELFKYIDLSSVDRVTNKIIETTAITKSTAPSRAQRIVKSDDIILGTTRPTLKRFTKITDDYNNQICSTGFYIFRTNGEVLPNYVYHIFSSSDFYKYLEENQSGVSYPAISDTLVKKYKIPVPSLEIQSRIVQVLDNFDTVCNDLNIGLPKEIELRQKQYEYFREKLLTFIAEGEYSESRVEEWDNSALIKLLQWVFGPIRVELGSICEFVRGNGLQKKDFTEIGKSVIHYGQIYTKYDFTVTETLSKTSEIVFEKLKKAYPNDLVMAITSENVEDVGKAIVWEGKEEIGISGDSYIIRTNQNSRYLNYWFRSISFQSQKERKVTGTKVIRINSKDMEQFKIVLPPLTEQKRIVSILDNFNTLTNSLSEGLPKEIELRQKQYEYWRNRLLNFNE; translated from the coding sequence ATGAACATCCTAGAAGAAATCCAAAACTGTTCTGTTGAGTGGAAAGAGTTGGGGGAAGTGTGTTCTATTAAGAAAGGTAAGCAACTAAATAAAAATTTATTGATAGAAGATGGATTATATCCTGCGTATAATGGTGGACAAACTTATTCAGGAAGAACTAATGATTACAACGTGGAAGCTAATACAATCATTGTAAGTCAAGGTGGAGCTTCTGCAGGTTTTGTTAATTTTGTCGATACCAAATTTTGGGCTAATGCGCATTGTTATTATATACTTCCTGATGAGACTCGAGTGAATAATAGATTTGTATATCATTTTGTAAAAATGAATCAGAAATATCTTATGGATTTTCAACATGGAGCGGGGATACCCGCGTTAAAAGCTGACAAATTGTCCAAACTATTACTCCCCATCCCTCCTCTAGAAATTCAAGAAAAAATAGTGCAAATACTTGACAAAATGACTGATTATGTTACAGAATTGACCTCAGAATTGACCTCAGAATTGACCTCACGTAAAAAGCAATATTCTTTTTATCGAGATAAGCTTTTATCATTTGAAGATGAGGTATATCAGGTTGAGTGGAAGACACTTGATGCAGTTTCTGAACAAACAAATAATATTTTTTGGAATAAAATTGGAGATGATGAATTATTTAAATATATAGATTTATCGTCAGTAGATAGAGTTACTAATAAGATTATTGAAACTACAGCAATAACTAAATCGACTGCTCCAAGTCGGGCCCAAAGAATTGTAAAGTCTGATGATATTATCTTAGGAACAACAAGACCAACTTTGAAACGTTTTACGAAAATAACTGATGATTACAATAACCAGATTTGTAGTACAGGGTTCTATATTTTTAGAACAAATGGTGAGGTCTTACCTAACTACGTATATCATATATTTTCATCAAGTGATTTTTATAAATATTTGGAGGAAAATCAGAGTGGGGTAAGTTATCCAGCAATTTCTGATACTTTGGTAAAGAAGTATAAAATTCCAGTTCCCTCTCTCGAAATTCAATCTCGTATAGTTCAAGTTCTGGACAACTTTGATACGGTTTGTAATGACCTCAACATCGGACTTCCCAAGGAGATTGAACTACGCCAAAAACAGTACGAATATTTTAGAGAAAAACTCTTGACATTCATCGCCGAAGGCGAGTACTCTGAGAGTAGAGTAGAGGAGTGGGACAATTCCGCTCTTATCAAGCTTTTACAGTGGGTATTTGGCCCAATTCGGGTGGAGTTGGGAAGCATTTGTGAATTTGTAAGAGGAAATGGACTTCAGAAGAAAGATTTTACAGAAATCGGGAAATCTGTTATCCACTACGGACAAATTTACACTAAATATGACTTTACAGTCACTGAAACTCTTTCCAAAACTAGTGAAATAGTGTTCGAAAAGCTAAAAAAAGCCTATCCTAATGATTTAGTAATGGCAATAACATCTGAAAATGTTGAAGATGTTGGGAAAGCAATTGTTTGGGAAGGGAAAGAAGAGATTGGAATTTCTGGGGATAGTTATATAATTCGAACAAATCAAAATTCACGATATCTAAATTATTGGTTTAGGTCGATTTCTTTTCAATCTCAAAAAGAAAGAAAAGTAACTGGAACAAAAGTTATTCGTATCAATTCGAAGGATATGGAACAATTTAAAATTGTTCTTCCACCTCTCACTGAACAAAAAAGAATTGTCTCCATTCTTGACAATTTCAACACCTTAACCAACTCTCTTTCTGAAGGTCTTCCAAAAGAAATCGAACTAAGACAGAAACAGTATGAATATTGGAGAAATCGATTACTCAATTTTAATGAATAA
- a CDS encoding type I restriction endonuclease subunit R yields the protein MVDYSKVHEVIAETNEGILLAEYQPEYRTDREFQSEADLENQLISDLVNYLNYERLDIHTPEELLANAKVQIEKLNKVTFTDAEWQRFVVEYLDCPNEGLVEKTRKIQENHIYDFVFDDGRIKNIFILDKKNIHNNSMQVINQVTQVGNHTNRYDVTILVNGLPLVQIELKRRGVSLKQAFEQIHRYSKESFNSENSLYKYIQIFVISNGTYTRYFANTTAQNKNHYEFTCEWADRKNKTIHDLEDFTVTFLSKRVLLEVLTKYCVFDADNTLLIMRPYQIAATESILRKIHSSNEMKNFGSINACGYIWHTTGSGKTLTSFKTARLATELEYIDKVIFVVDRKDLDYQTMKEYQKFQPNSVNGSNNTKELQRSIEENDGKIVVTTIQKLNKFITVNPNHEIYSKKCILIFDECHRSQFGKAQKRIKKAFKQYALFGFTGTPIFPENSLTGETTQEVFGEQLHNYVITDAIRDKKVLKFKVDYNYIKPEINKYREAEKTVGRELDEKKLKKMEKELLLHPERIATITEYLLRVYNDKTHRSKYYTHKQKKMQGFNAMLAVQSIEAAKLYYEELQQQQATLPEVKRLKVATIFSFAPNEEQSAYGEIQDEELDPQDTAMSLSSKEFLSKAIYDYNQMFKTNFSTDGKEFQNYYRDLSKRVKSKEVDLLIVVGMFLTGFDAPTMNTLFVDKNLRYHGLIQAFSRTNRIFNEVKPFGNIVCFRDLEKATQEAIKTFGDTNKLEIILEKSFSEYMDGFVDQVTGIEVKGYTAVCQEILEKFPNPQEIETEHDKKEFVKLFGELLKLDNVLRNYDEFQEIDKPISEGYLQDLRSAYVEIRDEFLNLKNYEKTKDLDVDLSDVEFEIELLKTDEINLDYILALIVEKSKNSESKEVMKAEVSRVIRSSIDIRAKEELVIGFINDTDLQKLKDHDGIIHAFYEYGKERKKIAIQDLAEAEKLVDDYQLFIDKSIQRGYAENSGTDLDSIIPPTSRRQGARERKKQEVLRKIQLLVETYSGI from the coding sequence ATGGTTGATTATTCAAAAGTACATGAAGTAATTGCGGAAACAAATGAAGGGATTCTCTTGGCTGAGTATCAACCAGAGTATCGCACAGATAGAGAATTTCAGTCTGAGGCTGATTTAGAAAATCAGTTAATTTCTGATTTGGTGAATTATCTTAACTACGAGCGACTAGATATCCATACACCTGAAGAGCTCTTAGCAAATGCCAAGGTTCAAATTGAAAAGCTCAATAAGGTGACCTTTACGGATGCAGAGTGGCAACGTTTTGTAGTTGAGTATCTGGACTGTCCCAATGAAGGGCTAGTTGAAAAAACACGAAAAATCCAAGAGAATCATATTTACGACTTTGTCTTTGATGATGGGCGGATTAAGAATATTTTCATCCTTGATAAGAAAAATATTCATAACAACAGTATGCAGGTTATCAACCAAGTGACCCAAGTGGGTAACCACACTAACCGTTATGATGTTACTATTTTAGTGAATGGTCTTCCGTTAGTTCAGATTGAATTGAAAAGACGTGGTGTTAGTCTTAAACAGGCTTTTGAACAAATCCATAGATATAGTAAGGAAAGCTTCAATAGCGAAAATTCTTTATACAAATACATTCAGATTTTTGTTATTTCCAATGGGACCTATACACGCTACTTTGCAAATACAACAGCTCAAAATAAAAATCATTATGAGTTCACCTGTGAGTGGGCAGACCGCAAAAATAAAACAATTCATGACCTAGAAGACTTTACTGTTACATTCTTGAGCAAGAGAGTCCTTTTGGAAGTTTTGACCAAGTATTGTGTTTTTGATGCTGATAATACCTTGCTCATCATGCGCCCATATCAGATTGCAGCAACTGAGAGTATCTTGCGCAAGATTCATTCATCTAATGAGATGAAGAACTTTGGCTCTATCAATGCTTGTGGCTATATCTGGCATACGACGGGTTCTGGGAAAACTTTGACCAGCTTTAAGACTGCGCGCTTGGCGACAGAGTTGGAATACATTGACAAAGTGATATTCGTCGTAGATAGAAAAGACCTAGACTATCAAACCATGAAGGAATATCAAAAATTCCAACCAAATTCAGTCAATGGTAGTAACAATACAAAAGAACTCCAACGTAGTATTGAAGAAAATGATGGAAAAATCGTTGTCACAACCATTCAAAAGTTAAATAAATTTATAACAGTAAATCCAAATCATGAAATCTATAGTAAAAAATGTATTTTGATTTTTGATGAATGTCACCGCTCCCAGTTTGGGAAGGCTCAAAAGCGTATTAAGAAGGCCTTTAAACAGTATGCTCTATTTGGTTTCACAGGGACTCCAATCTTCCCAGAAAATAGCTTAACGGGTGAAACGACACAGGAAGTTTTTGGCGAACAACTTCATAACTACGTTATAACAGATGCTATTCGAGATAAAAAAGTGTTGAAGTTCAAGGTTGACTATAACTATATCAAGCCTGAAATCAATAAATATAGAGAAGCAGAAAAAACAGTTGGCCGAGAGCTTGATGAGAAGAAACTCAAAAAGATGGAGAAGGAGCTCCTATTGCATCCAGAACGGATAGCAACCATTACAGAGTACCTGTTGAGAGTTTATAATGACAAGACGCATCGGAGTAAATATTACACTCATAAACAAAAAAAGATGCAAGGTTTTAATGCTATGTTGGCTGTACAAAGTATTGAAGCAGCAAAACTATACTATGAAGAACTCCAGCAGCAACAGGCAACTCTACCAGAAGTTAAGCGTTTGAAGGTCGCTACTATCTTTAGCTTTGCGCCTAACGAAGAACAGTCAGCTTATGGAGAGATTCAAGATGAAGAGCTAGACCCTCAAGATACAGCCATGTCTCTTTCATCTAAAGAGTTTCTTTCTAAAGCAATCTATGACTATAATCAAATGTTCAAGACCAACTTTTCGACTGATGGGAAAGAGTTTCAAAATTATTATCGAGACCTTTCAAAACGAGTTAAGTCTAAGGAAGTGGATTTACTGATTGTAGTGGGAATGTTCTTGACGGGATTTGATGCTCCAACAATGAATACTCTCTTTGTCGATAAAAATCTTCGTTATCATGGATTGATTCAGGCATTCTCTAGAACTAATCGAATTTTTAACGAGGTTAAACCTTTTGGCAATATCGTTTGTTTCCGTGATTTAGAAAAGGCTACGCAAGAAGCTATTAAGACTTTTGGAGACACAAATAAGCTTGAAATCATCTTAGAAAAAAGCTTTAGTGAATACATGGATGGTTTTGTCGATCAGGTAACGGGTATCGAGGTCAAAGGATATACTGCGGTTTGTCAGGAAATTCTGGAAAAATTCCCAAATCCGCAAGAGATTGAAACAGAGCACGATAAAAAAGAGTTTGTTAAGTTATTTGGTGAGTTATTGAAACTTGATAATGTTCTTCGAAATTATGACGAATTCCAAGAAATCGACAAACCTATTTCTGAAGGTTATCTTCAAGATTTAAGAAGTGCCTATGTGGAAATTCGAGATGAATTTTTGAATCTTAAAAACTATGAAAAGACTAAGGATTTGGATGTTGACCTTTCAGATGTCGAATTTGAAATTGAGTTACTAAAAACTGATGAGATTAACCTAGACTATATCTTGGCATTGATTGTTGAAAAATCGAAGAATTCTGAGTCTAAAGAAGTAATGAAAGCAGAAGTTAGTCGTGTGATTCGTTCTAGTATTGATATCCGTGCCAAAGAAGAGTTGGTTATTGGATTTATCAATGACACCGATTTGCAAAAATTGAAAGACCATGATGGGATTATCCATGCTTTCTACGAATATGGCAAGGAGCGCAAGAAAATCGCGATTCAAGACCTAGCTGAGGCTGAGAAACTTGTAGATGACTATCAATTGTTTATCGACAAATCAATTCAACGAGGTTATGCTGAAAATAGTGGGACTGATTTGGATTCGATTATTCCACCAACTTCTCGTAGACAGGGAGCGCGTGAACGGAAAAAGCAAGAAGTTTTACGTAAGATTCAGTTGTTAGTAGAGACTTATTCAGGTATTTAA
- a CDS encoding YbgA family protein: MEQTNQKSQCQQLWARNKYLVLSHSSNIYNEIRQYLKNEQVELSLVQEMIDRACQIPEHKGQVCNAFQHVWGYFKKKATDAERKDYMLLLDRYRFGQASKEDLIAKTRDLLERYPNTYLQHSTLLKGDSHETLA; the protein is encoded by the coding sequence ATGGAACAAACTAATCAAAAATCCCAGTGCCAACAACTCTGGGCTAGAAATAAATACCTCGTTTTGAGCCATTCTAGCAATATTTACAATGAGATTCGTCAATATTTGAAGAATGAACAGGTGGAGCTGAGTCTGGTTCAAGAGATGATTGACCGTGCCTGTCAAATCCCAGAACACAAGGGTCAGGTTTGCAATGCCTTCCAGCATGTTTGGGGCTATTTCAAAAAGAAAGCGACAGATGCCGAGCGTAAGGACTATATGCTCTTACTGGATCGCTACCGCTTTGGTCAGGCTTCTAAGGAAGACTTGATTGCTAAGACTCGAGACTTGCTTGAACGCTATCCCAATACCTACTTGCAACATTCGACTTTACTGAAAGGAGACTCCCATGAGACTTTGGCATGA
- a CDS encoding TIGR02328 family protein — protein MRLWHEALISQLPRPQLLGQHRECCALRGNGWGRKHATVNYVFTHSPYQLYAYHRLIMEEMAGRGYNVSPEWLDKNYRGKTCSPYEDLPEENLGNPVYSEHNAEYYEECLANLRDKGIELE, from the coding sequence ATGAGACTTTGGCATGAGGCTTTGATTTCACAACTTCCCCGTCCTCAACTTTTGGGGCAACATCGAGAGTGCTGCGCCCTGCGTGGCAATGGCTGGGGGAGAAAGCATGCGACGGTTAACTATGTCTTTACCCACTCGCCCTATCAACTCTATGCTTATCATCGCTTGATCATGGAGGAGATGGCTGGTCGTGGCTACAATGTCAGTCCAGAGTGGCTGGACAAGAACTACCGTGGCAAGACCTGCTCTCCTTATGAAGACTTGCCTGAGGAGAACCTAGGTAATCCCGTCTATAGTGAGCATAATGCAGAATACTATGAGGAGTGTCTTGCTAATCTCCGTGACAAGGGGATAGAGCTGGAGTAA
- a CDS encoding type II toxin-antitoxin system RelE/ParE family toxin, with translation MHTIYFYKDKNGNEPVLDYMRELARKKSKDSRIKLNKLNDYIELLSQHGTRAGEPYIKHLEDEIWELRPLRDRILFVAWLDGSFVFLHHFVKKTQKTPRREIEKAKRELKDLKERGLSDEK, from the coding sequence GTGCATACAATTTACTTCTATAAGGACAAAAATGGAAATGAGCCAGTCTTAGATTATATGAGAGAATTGGCTAGAAAGAAGAGTAAGGATAGTCGCATTAAACTGAACAAACTAAACGACTATATTGAGTTGCTTAGTCAGCATGGGACTAGAGCTGGTGAACCCTATATTAAACATTTGGAAGATGAAATTTGGGAACTAAGACCTCTGAGGGATAGGATTTTATTTGTAGCATGGCTTGATGGAAGTTTTGTTTTCTTACATCATTTTGTCAAAAAGACTCAGAAAACTCCTAGGAGAGAAATTGAAAAAGCCAAGCGTGAACTGAAGGACTTAAAAGAAAGAGGATTAAGTGATGAAAAATAG
- a CDS encoding helix-turn-helix domain-containing protein, giving the protein MKNSAIGSNWKDVRTELFTKEEILESDMRVAIMSELIEARHEQGISQKKLEELSGVSQPVIARMETGKTSPQLDTVLKVLASLGKTLAVVPLEQEKS; this is encoded by the coding sequence ATGAAAAATAGCGCCATTGGGAGTAATTGGAAGGATGTCCGAACAGAACTCTTTACCAAGGAAGAAATTCTTGAAAGTGATATGCGAGTGGCTATCATGAGTGAGTTGATAGAAGCTAGACATGAGCAAGGTATTAGTCAGAAAAAGCTAGAAGAACTCAGTGGAGTAAGCCAGCCTGTTATAGCTAGGATGGAGACAGGAAAGACCAGTCCTCAGTTGGATACGGTCTTAAAAGTCTTAGCCAGTTTAGGAAAGACACTAGCAGTCGTCCCACTTGAACAGGAAAAAAGTTGA